A window from Aerococcus sp. Group 1 encodes these proteins:
- a CDS encoding NupC/NupG family nucleoside CNT transporter encodes MSIVQGLLGLLVIFGLCYFLSFDRKNIKYKNVAIMLVAEVVLALVLFRTSLGLTILNGIASGMDWLMAQGIEGVNFVFGGIQLTADGFVFFLHVLAPLVFITALIGVLNWLGVLPFVVKWVGFGINKLTGAGELESYFPIASTVFGTPTNYLSVVDQVRRASEKQLFTLAVIPMSVVTVSMLAAYMKLVKPQYVVVGVLMQLLSALAVSVIVNPYNDKEEIAKGTQAYQEREGIEGDQAEEAQGEKEKEPFFSMLSDYMVTGWNTAVIVAVMLIGFVALISMLNSLFEGLINISFTELVGYVFSPFAFLMGVPKEDMVQAGSVMAQKVLANEVVAMTSLSALEGLSEKTAAIMGTYCMSFANFGTLGMVIGGVKAIDAHQGNVVAKYSLKIVLVSTLASMVTATIVGFLF; translated from the coding sequence ATGAGTATTGTACAAGGCCTGCTGGGTCTACTGGTCATTTTTGGCTTATGTTATTTTCTGTCCTTTGACCGGAAAAATATTAAGTATAAGAATGTGGCCATTATGTTAGTTGCTGAAGTGGTCTTGGCCTTAGTCCTTTTTCGGACTAGCTTAGGTTTGACCATCTTAAATGGGATTGCTAGTGGGATGGACTGGCTGATGGCCCAAGGAATTGAAGGGGTCAACTTCGTCTTTGGCGGGATTCAACTGACCGCTGACGGCTTTGTCTTCTTCCTCCACGTCCTCGCGCCCCTGGTCTTTATTACCGCCTTGATCGGGGTTTTAAACTGGCTGGGCGTCCTGCCCTTTGTGGTCAAGTGGGTTGGTTTTGGGATCAACAAACTGACCGGGGCTGGGGAATTGGAGTCCTACTTCCCGATTGCCTCCACCGTCTTTGGGACCCCGACCAACTATCTGTCGGTTGTCGACCAAGTCAGACGGGCTAGTGAGAAGCAATTATTTACCCTGGCAGTCATTCCCATGTCCGTGGTCACGGTCTCCATGTTGGCGGCCTATATGAAATTAGTCAAGCCCCAATACGTGGTGGTCGGTGTCCTCATGCAACTCCTGTCGGCCTTAGCGGTTTCTGTGATCGTTAACCCTTATAATGACAAGGAAGAGATTGCCAAAGGAACCCAGGCCTACCAAGAACGGGAAGGCATTGAAGGCGACCAAGCTGAAGAAGCTCAAGGAGAAAAGGAAAAAGAACCCTTCTTCTCCATGCTGAGTGACTACATGGTAACCGGATGGAATACGGCCGTGATCGTGGCTGTTATGCTGATTGGTTTCGTGGCTTTGATTTCCATGTTGAACAGTCTCTTTGAAGGGCTGATCAACATTTCCTTTACCGAATTAGTTGGCTATGTCTTCTCGCCATTCGCTTTCTTGATGGGCGTTCCTAAAGAAGACATGGTCCAAGCCGGTTCAGTCATGGCCCAAAAAGTCCTGGCTAACGAAGTCGTGGCCATGACTTCTCTCTCGGCCCTAGAAGGTTTAAGTGAAAAGACCGCCGCCATTATGGGGACCTACTGCATGAGCTTCGCCAACTTCGGAACCCTAGGCATGGTCATCGGCGGTGTCAAAGCCATCGACGCCCACCAAGGAAACGTGGTAGCCAAATATTCGCTAAAAATCGTCCTCGTCTCCACCCTAGCTTCCATGGTTACCGCAACGATAGTAGGGTTCTTGTTTTAA
- a CDS encoding fructose-bisphosphatase class III, with product MAFSPAFLQLLAEKFPNKAAASTEMINLEAIMSLPKGTEHFMTDLHGEFDAVNHVLRNGSGNIKEKINEIFGDRLSTKRRAELATIIYYPEEKLRALTKEMDSQAEIDEFYTLTTSRLVELTQFVVSKYTRSKVHKAMNPDMAYIMDELIFKDSILSNKEHYYKRIIQSVIDLDEAPRLITCLAELIRELVVDHLHILGDIYDRGPAPDQILDLLMEKNSLDIEWGNHDMIWMGAASGSKALIANVVRIQARYDNLSVIEHAYGIPLRPLVNLADTVYKDADLTGFMPKLAEDHDYHHDEVEQLARMQLAMAIIQFKLEAQVIRRHPEFGCDNRLLLDKIDYHAGTINWQGKTYPLVNTSFPTVDPKDPYALTEEEGAVMEALQAAFLDSERLQKHVAFLINKGSMYKIYNNNLMFHGCIPMNEDGTFMAATIDGETLAGQVLLDKFDQVVRRMYAQRQSDESKNPDLDFAWYLWQGEGSALFGKKQMATFERYFIADKETHQEHRNVYYSWREDIDFVRRVLEEFGIDPDKGHIINGHTPIKAKDGEDAIKADGKMIVIDGGFAKAYQKTTGLGGFTLLYNSYGMQLVAHHPFHGKEDAIKYETDIESTRRVVDKELERISVRETDIGKQLTCQVQALKALIEAYQAGLIGEEIE from the coding sequence ATGGCATTTAGTCCTGCATTCTTACAATTACTGGCCGAAAAATTTCCCAACAAGGCCGCCGCATCCACGGAAATGATTAACCTAGAAGCGATTATGTCCCTCCCCAAGGGCACCGAGCACTTTATGACCGACCTGCACGGGGAATTCGACGCCGTTAACCATGTCCTCCGCAACGGGTCGGGGAATATCAAGGAAAAAATCAACGAAATCTTCGGCGACCGCCTGTCCACTAAGCGCCGGGCCGAACTGGCGACCATTATCTACTACCCCGAAGAAAAACTCCGCGCCCTGACTAAGGAAATGGACTCGCAGGCGGAAATTGATGAGTTCTATACCCTGACCACCAGCCGGCTGGTGGAATTGACCCAATTTGTGGTCTCCAAGTACACCCGCTCCAAGGTCCACAAGGCCATGAATCCCGATATGGCCTATATCATGGATGAGTTGATCTTCAAGGACTCCATCCTCTCCAACAAGGAACACTATTATAAGCGCATCATTCAATCGGTCATTGATCTAGATGAAGCGCCCCGGCTGATTACCTGCCTGGCGGAATTGATCCGGGAACTGGTGGTCGACCACCTCCACATCTTAGGCGACATCTATGACCGCGGACCCGCTCCCGACCAGATCTTAGACCTCTTAATGGAGAAGAATTCGCTGGATATTGAATGGGGCAACCATGACATGATTTGGATGGGCGCCGCTTCGGGGTCCAAAGCATTAATTGCCAATGTAGTCCGGATCCAGGCCCGCTATGACAATCTCTCTGTGATTGAACACGCCTACGGAATCCCGCTCCGTCCTCTTGTCAACCTGGCTGACACCGTCTACAAGGATGCTGATTTGACCGGTTTTATGCCTAAATTAGCTGAGGACCATGACTACCACCATGACGAAGTCGAGCAATTAGCCCGCATGCAGCTGGCTATGGCCATTATCCAGTTTAAGTTAGAGGCCCAAGTCATCCGCCGCCATCCTGAATTTGGCTGTGACAACCGCCTGCTTTTAGATAAGATCGACTACCATGCCGGAACCATTAACTGGCAGGGCAAGACCTATCCTTTAGTCAATACCTCTTTCCCCACTGTGGATCCCAAAGATCCCTATGCCCTGACTGAAGAAGAGGGCGCAGTCATGGAAGCCCTGCAAGCCGCCTTTTTAGACAGTGAACGCCTACAAAAGCACGTGGCCTTCCTGATTAACAAAGGATCCATGTATAAGATTTATAACAATAATCTCATGTTCCACGGCTGTATCCCCATGAATGAGGACGGCACTTTCATGGCAGCTACTATCGACGGGGAAACCTTGGCTGGCCAAGTCCTCCTCGACAAGTTTGACCAGGTAGTCCGGCGCATGTATGCCCAACGCCAAAGTGATGAAAGTAAAAACCCCGACCTGGACTTTGCCTGGTATCTCTGGCAAGGGGAAGGGTCAGCCCTCTTCGGAAAGAAACAAATGGCTACCTTTGAACGCTACTTTATCGCCGATAAGGAGACCCACCAGGAACACCGCAATGTTTATTACTCCTGGCGAGAAGATATTGACTTTGTCCGCCGGGTCTTAGAAGAGTTCGGCATCGATCCCGACAAGGGCCACATCATTAACGGCCACACCCCTATCAAGGCTAAAGATGGAGAGGACGCCATTAAGGCGGATGGCAAGATGATCGTTATTGACGGTGGCTTTGCTAAGGCCTACCAAAAGACCACCGGACTGGGCGGCTTTACCCTACTCTATAATTCCTATGGTATGCAGCTGGTGGCCCACCACCCCTTCCACGGCAAGGAGGATGCCATTAAATACGAAACCGATATTGAATCCACCCGCCGCGTCGTGGACAAGGAGTTAGAACGGATTTCAGTTAGAGAAACTGACATCGGTAAGCAACTCACTTGCCAGGTCCAAGCTCTCAAAGCCTTGATTGAAGCTTATCAAGCTGGGCTGATTGGGGAGGAAATAGAATAG
- the rihC gene encoding ribonucleoside hydrolase RihC, with protein MVRKVIFDTDPGIDDAIATAILLNSDQVQVELITAVGGNVALEKTSTNALKLVNFFEKDIPVAAGNHGPLLTEFTDASEVHGESGMDGYDFPEPDKSQLLDDHAVLAMRKVLMESDEKVTIVAVGPQTNVALLLTMYPEVKDKIEEIIIMGGSFTRGNKHVMDEFNIGTDTEAAQMVLQSSVKTVMVGLDIGYIATIGLEEAAELAEKTETGKMIHSMLQHYRSAQTNQEWEMYDPTAIAYLLEPEMFEEVECNVEVELGSPLTYGQTVVDLDHKTDRPVNCVVPTTIDRNRFKEWFKESILKCK; from the coding sequence ATGGTAAGAAAAGTCATTTTTGATACAGACCCCGGAATTGATGACGCGATTGCGACCGCTATTCTCTTGAATTCGGACCAGGTCCAAGTGGAATTGATCACTGCTGTGGGTGGAAACGTGGCCTTAGAAAAGACCTCCACCAACGCCTTAAAATTAGTTAACTTCTTTGAAAAAGATATCCCCGTGGCTGCTGGGAACCACGGACCGCTCTTGACCGAATTTACCGATGCTTCTGAAGTCCACGGCGAATCCGGTATGGATGGTTACGACTTCCCTGAACCGGACAAGAGCCAACTCTTAGACGATCACGCCGTATTAGCCATGCGTAAGGTCTTAATGGAAAGCGATGAAAAAGTCACCATCGTTGCAGTAGGCCCACAAACCAACGTGGCCTTGCTCTTGACCATGTATCCTGAAGTTAAGGACAAGATTGAAGAAATTATCATCATGGGTGGGTCCTTCACCCGGGGCAACAAGCATGTCATGGATGAATTCAACATCGGAACTGACACCGAAGCTGCCCAAATGGTCCTCCAATCCTCAGTCAAGACCGTGATGGTGGGCTTAGATATTGGTTACATTGCCACCATTGGTCTAGAAGAAGCTGCAGAACTGGCGGAGAAAACTGAAACTGGGAAGATGATCCATTCCATGCTCCAACACTACCGGTCAGCTCAAACCAACCAAGAATGGGAAATGTATGACCCAACCGCCATCGCCTACCTCTTAGAACCAGAGATGTTTGAAGAAGTAGAATGTAACGTCGAAGTCGAACTCGGCAGTCCCTTAACCTACGGGCAAACTGTCGTCGACCTCGACCACAAAACCGACCGTCCCGTAAACTGCGTCGTCCCAACCACTATCGACCGCAACCGCTTCAAAGAATGGTTCAAGGAAAGCATCTTGAAATGTAAGTAA
- a CDS encoding PadR family transcriptional regulator, which yields MNSQLKKGVLEMLVLQQLRERDCYGYELVQEISEHIAISEGTIYPLLRRLNKEALVTTYLKESESGPPRKYYKISSQGLATLQEQIAEWQTFVQRVNAILEGG from the coding sequence GTGAACAGTCAATTGAAAAAAGGCGTTTTGGAAATGCTGGTGCTCCAGCAGTTACGAGAGCGGGATTGCTATGGCTATGAATTGGTCCAAGAAATTTCAGAACACATCGCGATTTCTGAAGGCACCATCTACCCACTCCTACGCCGCCTCAACAAAGAAGCCCTGGTAACAACTTATCTGAAGGAATCCGAATCAGGTCCGCCCCGGAAGTACTACAAAATTTCCAGCCAGGGTTTGGCCACGCTCCAAGAACAGATCGCGGAATGGCAAACTTTCGTCCAAAGAGTCAATGCCATCCTTGAAGGAGGTTAG
- a CDS encoding 2-hydroxymuconate tautomerase: MPVVNIQLIEGRSQEVKAAIAKEITESISKHAKTPKDHVHVIFNDMKKGDYYNNN; the protein is encoded by the coding sequence ATGCCAGTTGTAAACATTCAACTTATCGAAGGACGGTCCCAGGAAGTCAAGGCGGCCATTGCTAAGGAAATCACCGAAAGTATCTCTAAGCACGCCAAGACTCCTAAAGACCATGTCCACGTGATCTTTAACGACATGAAAAAAGGCGACTACTACAACAATAATTAA
- a CDS encoding metallophosphoesterase family protein — protein sequence MHWDDRIKKVGLLLTSIFVLGACAETNENSDNASADSAVEESVASEDKGSEESAKESKDSKAGEEAEEVDPVYGEENGLDLIELQDDKPEVAPVPVNNEPNRIATNLLEETTDAMGFNWYTTDKMPDAKVKVSKSEDMSDPVEFAAEATEVTSEYAERDKDGYYIYAAATKDEDGNFIVDENGKPEEVEGYFTDEQITTDNTQWTSEGSSLGYLELQDVTEYSYKAEADDLEPDTQYYYQVGSDEGGFSKVGSFRTSGEKGQPFQFIHYTDTQNAYWNANVNNEAAYGADTLSHALEVAPDADFALHTGDFVEVAEVEDEWVDNLDMSQDQNLHLPHAYTPGNHDEYTVLGDEKDLTAFNEHTNVPVTNDVVTGGSYYSYDYNGAHFVVLNTNDNKESEDNPEQGAIGKEQMEWAKQDIQEARDNGANWIILAYHKPIYSASYHALQDEDVQVTREEFAKLADELDVDVVLQGHDHNLTRTKSLVYTSDNFSYGEVEDTEKVEKDGVEYHVNPEGVTYIIPNTSGTKAYDAIYMKGADHVHKVRPKLDWMTEDDVELWNGLFDVAKQPDDSPKFDHKHENYRQSQNQNFAVYTVTEDEFLIEFYEMSGNLHEGEERTVELVDSYGIKKDK from the coding sequence ATGCATTGGGATGATCGTATCAAGAAAGTGGGGCTTTTGCTGACCTCGATTTTTGTCTTGGGGGCCTGCGCTGAAACGAATGAGAACAGCGATAATGCTTCGGCAGATAGTGCAGTCGAAGAGAGCGTGGCTTCAGAGGACAAGGGGTCAGAAGAAAGCGCTAAGGAATCCAAGGATTCTAAAGCGGGAGAAGAGGCTGAGGAAGTTGACCCGGTCTACGGCGAAGAGAATGGCTTAGACTTAATCGAACTTCAAGACGACAAACCCGAAGTGGCGCCGGTGCCTGTCAATAATGAACCCAACCGGATTGCCACCAACCTCCTGGAAGAAACCACGGATGCCATGGGCTTCAACTGGTATACCACTGACAAAATGCCAGATGCCAAGGTGAAAGTGTCCAAGTCTGAAGATATGTCCGATCCAGTTGAATTCGCAGCGGAAGCGACCGAAGTGACTTCTGAATACGCCGAGCGCGACAAGGATGGCTACTATATCTATGCGGCGGCCACTAAGGACGAAGACGGTAACTTCATTGTCGACGAGAACGGGAAGCCGGAAGAAGTTGAAGGTTACTTCACCGACGAACAAATTACCACCGATAACACCCAATGGACTTCTGAAGGGAGCTCCTTAGGTTACTTGGAACTCCAAGATGTGACCGAATACTCCTATAAGGCTGAGGCCGATGACCTCGAACCCGACACCCAATACTACTACCAAGTGGGGTCTGACGAAGGTGGCTTTTCCAAGGTCGGTTCCTTTAGAACTTCCGGTGAAAAGGGCCAGCCTTTCCAATTCATCCACTATACCGATACCCAGAATGCTTATTGGAATGCCAATGTCAACAACGAGGCCGCTTACGGGGCCGACACCCTTTCCCATGCCCTAGAAGTGGCTCCTGACGCTGACTTTGCCCTCCATACTGGGGACTTTGTTGAGGTGGCCGAAGTGGAAGATGAGTGGGTAGACAACTTGGACATGTCCCAAGACCAAAACCTTCATTTGCCTCATGCCTACACCCCAGGTAACCACGATGAATACACAGTTCTAGGGGATGAAAAGGACTTAACCGCCTTCAACGAACATACCAATGTCCCAGTGACCAATGACGTAGTGACAGGTGGCTCTTACTATTCTTATGACTACAACGGCGCTCACTTTGTGGTCCTAAACACCAATGACAACAAGGAATCGGAAGATAATCCTGAACAAGGCGCCATCGGTAAGGAACAGATGGAATGGGCTAAGCAAGATATTCAAGAAGCTCGTGATAATGGGGCTAACTGGATTATCCTGGCCTACCACAAGCCTATCTACTCGGCTTCCTACCATGCCCTCCAAGATGAGGATGTTCAAGTCACTCGGGAAGAATTCGCTAAACTAGCGGATGAACTCGATGTCGATGTGGTTCTCCAAGGTCACGACCACAACTTAACCCGGACCAAGTCCCTAGTTTACACTTCCGATAACTTTTCTTACGGTGAAGTCGAAGACACCGAAAAAGTCGAAAAAGATGGGGTAGAATACCACGTGAACCCAGAAGGCGTGACCTACATCATCCCGAACACCTCAGGAACCAAAGCTTATGACGCCATCTATATGAAGGGGGCTGACCATGTCCACAAGGTTCGTCCTAAATTAGATTGGATGACTGAAGACGATGTGGAACTTTGGAACGGTCTCTTCGATGTGGCTAAGCAACCCGATGACTCACCAAAATTCGACCACAAACACGAAAACTACCGTCAATCTCAAAATCAAAACTTCGCGGTTTATACCGTCACCGAAGATGAATTCTTAATTGAATTCTATGAAATGAGTGGTAACCTCCACGAAGGTGAAGAACGGACCGTTGAATTAGTTGATTCTTACGGGATTAAGAAGGATAAGTAG
- a CDS encoding DUF1700 domain-containing protein, which produces MKKEEFIDLLRFYLHKLPNSVINDILSDYQEHFQIAMNQGKSEEEICQELGSPKQIAKEYLDNERVFIDERPPKEPTSHKTRRNLLIALLVIVCLPLILGALLGLGGGVLGLLTGFLALVFTIFVVAITLLASLVNPQAFISGPIQLGLLNTLHPLTKVFAVIFCFCMTIILIYLAFRLVKGCWNLIKKTWYAIQWRRKRGDY; this is translated from the coding sequence ATGAAAAAAGAAGAATTTATTGACTTACTACGTTTCTACTTACATAAACTGCCCAATTCAGTCATTAATGATATCCTGAGTGACTACCAGGAACATTTCCAAATCGCTATGAATCAAGGCAAGTCGGAAGAAGAAATCTGCCAGGAACTGGGCAGTCCCAAGCAAATCGCCAAGGAATACTTAGACAATGAGCGGGTCTTTATCGATGAACGTCCACCAAAAGAGCCCACCAGCCACAAAACCCGGCGCAATCTCTTAATCGCCCTCTTGGTGATCGTCTGCCTGCCCTTGATCTTAGGTGCACTCTTAGGTCTAGGCGGAGGGGTCCTGGGACTACTCACCGGCTTTCTGGCCCTGGTTTTTACCATTTTTGTGGTCGCTATCACCCTGCTAGCCAGCCTAGTTAACCCCCAAGCCTTTATCAGTGGACCCATCCAACTGGGCTTATTGAATACGCTCCATCCCTTAACCAAGGTTTTTGCGGTCATCTTCTGCTTTTGTATGACCATCATTTTGATCTACCTGGCCTTTAGGCTGGTGAAGGGCTGCTGGAATCTGATCAAGAAAACGTGGTATGCCATTCAATGGCGGCGCAAACGAGGTGATTACTAA